The proteins below are encoded in one region of Haladaptatus sp. R4:
- a CDS encoding MATE family efflux transporter has protein sequence MLNVSREEITEGSLVRALLLLSAPLIVQSLVQVVQQIADIFWLGRLGENSVAAVGINFPLTSFLFSVFMISFVGTQVLVSQHVGADEQSLARRAAFHGISLGLAFGIALTAFVFVFGSSFIDLFGAEPDVASQAFTYLFVFSFGFSFIGMSDSIEAGFIGWGDSRAALYINATAVVVNVILDPILIFGTGIPNFHGWNIAGAALASAIGYGCSFLLGLGMMIRGRNGYTLTRKSMVVRVEKYRELLDIGIPMFGQQAAGQAVRVLIIGVVTAVGGPASVSAYTIGATISSIAFIPAGSFKRAAQSIIGQNIGAENPMRANRTTWVGVVVSVVGLSIIGVIQWFIPGLLTNLFVPDISPAAYQLTVDYLRILVFGYWAIGAMNVFSAGFNGIRETKTTMIADMIKYWVIRLPIAVIGVFWLHYDVHAVFWAVTISNCVAAVGFGAYYYYRTTDGMTQRAVRDISGSVDD, from the coding sequence ATGCTAAATGTTTCACGGGAGGAAATTACCGAGGGATCTCTGGTACGGGCCCTCCTCTTGCTCTCTGCACCGCTCATCGTGCAGAGCCTCGTCCAGGTCGTTCAACAGATCGCCGACATTTTTTGGCTTGGTCGGCTCGGAGAAAACTCGGTTGCCGCCGTCGGAATAAATTTCCCCTTAACGTCGTTCCTATTTTCGGTTTTCATGATCTCGTTCGTCGGAACACAGGTTCTCGTCTCCCAGCATGTCGGAGCGGACGAACAATCACTCGCCAGAAGGGCAGCGTTTCACGGCATATCACTCGGATTGGCCTTTGGTATCGCGCTTACCGCTTTCGTATTCGTATTCGGTAGCAGTTTCATCGATCTGTTCGGTGCCGAACCCGACGTCGCGTCGCAAGCCTTCACGTATCTTTTCGTCTTCTCGTTCGGTTTTTCGTTCATCGGGATGAGCGACTCCATCGAGGCGGGGTTTATCGGGTGGGGTGACTCACGCGCAGCGCTTTATATCAACGCCACGGCGGTCGTCGTCAACGTGATTCTCGACCCGATTCTGATCTTCGGTACCGGTATCCCGAACTTCCACGGATGGAACATCGCTGGCGCTGCGTTGGCTTCGGCCATCGGATACGGCTGTTCGTTCCTCTTGGGACTCGGCATGATGATTCGTGGCCGGAACGGGTACACGCTCACACGGAAATCGATGGTCGTTCGAGTGGAAAAGTACCGGGAGTTGTTGGATATTGGTATCCCCATGTTCGGTCAGCAGGCCGCTGGACAGGCCGTTCGCGTTCTCATTATCGGTGTCGTCACAGCCGTCGGTGGTCCGGCGTCCGTCTCCGCATACACCATCGGTGCAACCATTTCCAGCATCGCGTTCATCCCGGCTGGTAGCTTCAAACGAGCCGCTCAGAGCATCATCGGACAAAACATCGGTGCCGAGAATCCGATGCGCGCGAACAGGACGACGTGGGTCGGCGTCGTCGTCTCCGTGGTCGGCCTTTCGATAATCGGCGTGATTCAGTGGTTTATACCCGGTCTTCTGACGAACTTGTTCGTCCCCGATATTTCCCCGGCTGCGTACCAGCTCACGGTCGATTACCTTCGAATCCTCGTCTTCGGCTACTGGGCAATCGGCGCGATGAACGTCTTCAGTGCCGGGTTCAACGGTATCCGCGAGACCAAAACGACGATGATCGCCGATATGATCAAATACTGGGTGATTCGCCTCCCGATCGCTGTTATCGGTGTTTTCTGGCTTCACTACGACGTACATGCCGTCTTCTGGGCCGTCACCATCTCGAACTGCGTCGCTGCGGTTGGCTTCGGCGCGTACTACTACTACCGAACGACCGACGGTATGACCCAGCGCGCAGTGCGGGACATCAGTGGTTCCGTGGACGATTGA
- a CDS encoding gamma-glutamylcyclotransferase produces the protein MRVFVYGTLTDPERVGVVVEQFEFVEEATLVGLHRVEGRYPTLVPGGETEGRLLETSDIHALDNYEGVSHGLYCRVQVQDGINVYVGDPVKLNVEETISWPGNDTFESRVRRFIEEENVHVRTTI, from the coding sequence ATGAGGGTATTCGTCTATGGGACGTTGACCGACCCCGAGCGTGTCGGGGTCGTAGTCGAGCAGTTCGAATTCGTCGAAGAGGCCACGCTCGTCGGGTTACATCGCGTCGAAGGGCGCTATCCGACGCTCGTGCCGGGTGGCGAGACGGAGGGGCGGTTGCTAGAGACGAGCGACATCCACGCCTTGGATAACTACGAAGGAGTGTCGCACGGTCTCTACTGTCGGGTCCAGGTTCAGGACGGAATCAACGTGTACGTGGGTGACCCGGTGAAGCTAAACGTCGAAGAGACGATTTCGTGGCCGGGGAATGATACGTTTGAAAGCCGAGTTCGGCGGTTCATAGAGGAGGAAAATGTACACGTGCGAACGACCATTTGA